The Flavobacteriales bacterium genomic interval AGTGAATTTTGAAAGAAAAACTTACGAAAAGGCATTACGAGAATTTAATGGAAAACAAGCTGGTGATAAATTAATTGGTCAGGTAAGTTTAGATGGAATGTTTAAAAGAGTTCCCGACGTGTTTAATCATCCTATGGTATTAAGTGATGTTAAGATGATATGGGACGACAAAACACATACCTATAAGTCTGTTGGTCAGATTGGTGTGGGTAACGTCTATAAAAAACAAATTAACAGAATGGTAAACGGAAAAGTTGAATTTGAAAAAAGGAAGGGAGGGAAAGATCGAATGCATCTATATATTGAACTAAGCGATGGTTCTTGGTATTACTTTTTCTATCGAAATGGCCTATTGCAAACAGTATCAACCAATAAAGAGTACAATACTGTAATTAAAGAAATGAAGGCGGAAGATAGAAAGCTTAAAACGAAACGTAAAGAAGAGCCATATTCGTTCACGATTTGTTCAGAACGATTAAAGAATACGTTTATCGAAAATTTCTAATTGATTATATTTGTATCTGATGGATCAAGCAATCAATTTCTGGTTTCTGTTATTTGCATACCTTCTTGGGTCTATACCAACATCTGTATGGCTGGGTAAAATTAGATATGGCGTAGATGTACGTGAGTACGGTAGTGGTAATAGTGGGGCAACAAATACCTTTCGTGTATTAGGGAAAAATATAGGGATACCGGTACTCTTTGTAGATGTATTCAAGGGATGGATGGCCGTTAAGCTGGGTGTTTTCGTTTTTGATATGTCGCAACCTGAACAGTTGGTTAACTTCCAGTTGTTATTAGGTTTGGTTGCTCTAATTGGGCATATATTTCCAATTTATGTTGGGTTTAGAGGGGGTAAAGGAATAGCCACGTTATTAGGTTTAGTAATAGCAATTCATCCGGCAGCTGCGGTAATCTCCTTACTTGTATTTATTATGGTTCTTATTTCAACCAAGTATGTGTCTTTGAGTTCAATCATGGCAACCTTGTTTTTTCCAATAAGTGTGATTCTGGTTTTTAAAGAAACAATTCCATCTTTGATGATATTCTCGGTATTGGTCCCGGTTCTGGTGATTTTGACTCATCATAAAAACATAAAAAGATTAATTAACAGGAAAGAATCTAAAGTTGCTTTTGATCGAGGCAAAAATGACAATAAGTAGTTCATTTACGTTTTTAGGAAACGCGGTGATTTCTAACTATTTATTCGAGAACAAAAAGCGTATTTTTACATATACAAATTGATTTATTAGCATATTTAAATTTAGTAACCAATGTTGCTAAATTAGGCCTGTGAAACAAAGCTGGAAATATATACTAATTGTTCTTCTTCTAGCCAGTCTAGCTCCTTTGACGGGAATCTCCCAGGATAAAGAGTATAAATCGGAAAAAGAACTAATTAAAGCTACCAACAAGCTCTTCTCCAAAGGGGATTACGAGACAGCTATGCCTTTGTTTTCTCAATTAAAAAGTGTTAATCCAAGCGAACCACTTTACGATTACAAGTTAGGTATTTGCATGTTACATGTAATGCCAGAACGTTCTGTGCAAATGCTAGAATATGCAGCGCAAAAGAAAGGAATGAAAAAAGAAGTTCATTTTTTCTTGGCTAGAGCATATCATCTAAATTATAGATTTAACGATGCGATTAAATCTTACAACAAATACATTGAATTATCGGGGGTTAAGGAAATTGAGCAACTAAAGGTTGGGCAGTTCTTGAATATGTGTCGAAGTGGTATTGCGTTGATGTACAGTCAAGGTGATGTAATGGTATACGGAACAGGCTCTGGTGAGGCTGTAAATGAATTCTTTACAGTAAAGGAGAATGAGGTAATGGATCTTGAGAACTACTTTAGATCTTATGATCTTGAAGAATTTTCGTCGAAAATTATTGTCAAGGATGACGAGAAGAAAACTAAAAATGACATATCAAAAGAGGAGAATTCACTTATAGTAAATACGAGTGGACTAACAAAGGTTTTCTTCACAAGTTATGGGGATGCGGGAGATAATAAGGATATATATTATTTTAGGAAAGGAACCTCGTTCGAGGCTAAAAATGCTGGACCAGTAATCAATACTAAGTATGACGAGGAATTCCCTTATTACAATCCTAATAACCAAACACTCTACTTCTGTTCTAAAGGGCATAATAGTATGGGAGGTTATGATGTGTTTAAAACAGTTTATGATAAGAGCACAAAATCATGGTCTAAGCCTAAGAATTTAATGTTCCCAATTAATACACCATTTGATGATGTATTGTATATCTCGGATTTGAATGATGACTATGCATATTTTTCATCTCAAAGAGGGGAGTCGCACACGAAAATTCATGTTATAAAAATCAAGAGTGGAAGGCATGTAATAATTAAAGGAACTTTTTTAACAGATAGCCTTACGGCAGATGCAGCAATTACGATTGATGTTTATGATAAGGCGGATGAAACACAGCTTGGTGTATTTCAGGTAAATAGATCTAAAGACAATTATTTAATTGTTGTTCCCAAGGGAGGTGAATACAGATACGAGGTAACAGTTGATGGAATGGATGACATCCAGATGTTTGATGTTTCAGTGCCTAAATTAGAAAAGGTTGGGCAATTAATACCTCAGCAATTAATTCATATTAAAGGCAACCTCACTGTTGCAAGTAGTTTTCCTGAAGTGTACAATAAGCCAGATCCCGTTTATGATCCGAATTTTGATTACCCCAATTTTGATGTAAGCTATATCCAGTCCATTGGAAATTTAACCGTTACACCTGAAAATGTATCTATCCTAGATTTTGCACTATATATGGATTCTATTTCCAACGCGCGCATGATGGCAGAAGGGAATGTTCAAGAATCTAGTTTAGTCACTAAAGAT includes:
- the plsY gene encoding glycerol-3-phosphate 1-O-acyltransferase PlsY gives rise to the protein MDQAINFWFLLFAYLLGSIPTSVWLGKIRYGVDVREYGSGNSGATNTFRVLGKNIGIPVLFVDVFKGWMAVKLGVFVFDMSQPEQLVNFQLLLGLVALIGHIFPIYVGFRGGKGIATLLGLVIAIHPAAAVISLLVFIMVLISTKYVSLSSIMATLFFPISVILVFKETIPSLMIFSVLVPVLVILTHHKNIKRLINRKESKVAFDRGKNDNK